In Penaeus vannamei isolate JL-2024 chromosome 4, ASM4276789v1, whole genome shotgun sequence, a single window of DNA contains:
- the LOC113803310 gene encoding turripeptide Lol9.1 — MTPVAMAVGLAALCLVLVASPAAGIPPCPTVCTLDYQPVCGSDGVTYSNDCHLDIANCKNPRITKRHDGKCRTLCPDACGFNYDPVCGSNGRTYSNECELEREKCNGNRFLMKVKEGPCN, encoded by the exons ATGACTCCAGTCGCAATGGCCGTCGGGTTAGCGGCCCTCTGCCTGGTACTCGTGGCCAGTCCCGCCGCAG GGATCCCTCCGTGCCCGACGGTGTGCACCCTCGACTACCAACCTGTGTGCGGCAGCGACGGCGTCACCTACAGCAACGACTGCCATCTGGATATCGCCAACTGCAAGAACCCGCGAATCACCAAGAGACACGACGGAAAGTGCC gAACCCTTTGTCCCGATGCATGTGGCTTCAACTACGACCCCGTCTGTGGCAGCAACGGAAGAACCTACAGTAACGAATGCGAACTGGAGAGGGAGAAGTGTAATGGCAACCGCTTCTTGATGAAAGTGAAGGAAGGGCCTTGCA ATTAG